A single genomic interval of Cyprinus carpio isolate SPL01 chromosome B24, ASM1834038v1, whole genome shotgun sequence harbors:
- the rdh12l gene encoding retinol dehydrogenase 12, like, which translates to MQSLRNMFRSWSSDARLDGKTVIITGANTGIGKETAINLAKRGARIIMACRDTEKAEAALKEVKDASGNQDVVTSRLDLADSKSIREFAEKINKEEKQVNILINNAGVMVCPYGKTADGFEMQIGVNHMGHFLLTYLLLDLIKRSTPARIVNVSSMAHQWGTINLEDINSEKNYDKQKAYSQSKLANILFTHSLAKRLEGTGVTAYALHPGVVQTELWRHLNKPQQAAMWLAKPFTKTSAQGAQTSIFCAVAPELETESGKYYSDCAPAKCSQAAMDDEMAQRLWELSCKMLSITWE; encoded by the exons ATGCAATCTCTAAG AAATATGTTTCGTTCGTGGTCATCTGATGCCAGACTTGACGGTAAAACTGTTATAATtactggagccaacactggaatTGGTAAAGAGACAGCCATAAACCTGGCAAAGAGAG GAGCACGTATTATCATGGCATGCAGAGATACTGAGAAAGCTGAAGCAGCCCTGAAGGAAGTAAAGGATGCTTCAGGAAACCAGGATGTTGTTACCAGCAGGCTTGACCTGGCAGATTCCAAATCCATCCGAGAATTTGCAGAGAAGATCAATAAAG AGGAAAAACAAGTCAACATCTTAATCAATAACGCTGGTGTGATGGTCTGTCCTTATGGAAAGACAGCAGATGGTTTTGAAATGCAAATAGGAGTGAACCACATGG GTCACTTCCTGTTGACATATCTGTTATTGGATTTGATTAAAAGATCAACGCCTGCGAGGATCGTTAATGTCTCATCCATGGCACACCAGTGGGGGACCATCAACCTTGAGGACATCAACAGTGAGAAGAATTATGATAAACAGAAAGCCTACAGTCAGAGCAAGCTGGCAAACATTCTGTTCACTCACTCGCTGGCCAAAAGACTAGAAG GTACTGGAGTCACAGCGTATGCTCTTCATCCTGGAGTGGTCCAGACAGAACTGTGGAGACACTTGAATAAACCTCAACAAGCTGCTATGTGGTTAGCAAAACCATTCACCAAAACATCTGCGCAGGGAGCTCAGACCAGCATCTTCTGTGCCGTGGCCCCTGAACTGGAGACAGAGAGCGGCAAATATTACAG TGACTGCGCACCTGCAAAATGCTCCCAGGCTGCTATGGATGATGAGATGGCCCAGCGCCTCTGGGAACTCAGCTGTAAGATGCTCAGCATCACATGGGAGTGA